In Ruegeria sp. YS9, the genomic window GCGCCACCGGGTCCGCGACGCAAAGCTCCAGATGCTCCGGGGCGATACGGTTGGAAAGCGCCGCGGCCTCGTCCAGATCGCGCACGGTGATGATGGCGCCAAAGTCGCGCCAGCTGGCCCCGGCGATGGCGCGGCGTTGCAGGGTTTCGAGGCGCTTTTCGACAGCCTTGGCAACGCTCTGGCCAAAAGCGGCATCATCCGTGATCAGGATCGACTGTGCGCTTTCATCATGTTCGGCCTGGCTGAGCAGGTCCAGCGCGATCCAGTCGGGGTCATTGTCCTTGTCGGCGATGACCAGGATTTCCGAGGGGCCCGCAATCATGTCGATGCCGACCTTGCCAAAGACGCGCCGCTTGGCCGCTGCCACAAAAGCATTGCCCGGGCCGGTGATCTTGTCGACCGGTGCGATGGTGTCGGTGCCATAGGCCAGCGCCGCCACGGCCTGCGCGCCGCCGATGCGATACACTTCGTCCACGCCCGACAATTGTGCCGCCAGCAGCACCAGCGGGTTCACCTGCCCGTCCGGCGTGGGCACCACGATGGTCAGCCGTTCCACGCCCGCCACCTTGGCCGGAATGGCATTCATCAGAACCGAAGACGGGTAAGACGCCAGCCCGCCGGGCACATACAACCCCGCAGCAGAGACCGCAGACCAGCGCCAGCCCAGTGTGGCCCCGGCCTCATCCGTCCATTGGTGATCCTCGGGCATCTGCTTTTCGTGATAGGCCCGGATCCGGCCGGCGGCCAGCTCCAGCGCGGCGCGGTCTTCGGCCCCGACCTGCGCCACCGCGTCTGCGATCTCCTGCGCGCTGAAGGCCAGCGTTTCGGGTGTCAGCTCCAGCCGGTCGAATTTCGCGGTCAGTTCGATGACCGCCGCGTCGCCCCGTTTGCGCACATCGTCGATGATCTGCGCCACGACCGCGTCCACATCCGGACTGTCCTCGCGCTTGGCGGACAGCAGGGTCTGGAAGGCGGCTTCGAAATCGGGCGATGTGGCGTCGAGGAAAACGGGCATGGTCTGGCACTCCGGGCGTTGCGCCACGGGACATATCGCCCACGGGGCGCGGCCTCAACCCTCAGCCCTGGGGGTGCAGCGATTTGCGCATGGCAAAGCAGGACAGGTCCTGACGGTTACTGCATTGCCCGGTGACCTGCCAGCCGTGGCGCAGATAGAATTCGCGCGCGGTCCGGGTGCCATCAAGATGCGCCTCGGAACAGCCGCACGCGGCCAGTTGCCGCTCCAGCCTGTTGAGCAGTGCGGCCCCCACCCCGCTGCCGACGTGATCCGGGTCAACGTAGAGCAAGGTGATCTTGCCGGTTTCGATCAATCCTCCGACCGCAGCCACCTGACCTTCACGCTCGGCCAGCCAGATCTGGGATCCCGGCTTGAACCAGCCCCGGATGGTCGCCGGGTCTTTGTTCGCGGTCCACTGCTTCAGATGGTCGGGATCGTTGTTGTGATCGGCCACGCAAAGCTGCGTGATCGACCGGATCAGCACCCGGCTTACGTCAAACACATCGAACACCGTGGCCGGGCGCAATGCGATGCCTTCGGGCACCTTCAAAAACGCCTGAGGAATGCCACGCTTGTTCTGCATCTATTCGGGGTGCTGCGGGGCCCGACCGGATGGGGCCTGATACGGGCGCGTGACGTCTTTGAGCGTGGCTTCCAACGCCTCGACCGTCAGGCGGATCGCGCCATCACCCGCCAGTGTCAGCAAGACCTGGCCCGCGCCATCCTCGCCGGGTTCGAATTCGACGGACAGCAGGGACATGACCATGTCCTTCTCGCCGCGATCAATGCCCTGACTGGCCACGGACAGAACGGAATCGAAGACCAGAACCGACTGCACCCGTTCAAACGGGCGGTCACGGCGGGCGGCGGCATCCTTGTCTTCCCAGCGAAAGCGATTCAGCAGCAGGCCAAAGCGGCGCTTCGACGGTTGCCATTTCATCTCGGTCACGGGAAAAACCGCGTCCTGGGCAAGGGTCGAGATCACCTTCAGGTCTTCTGCATCCTCGGCCCCCAGATTCAGCGGGGCTTCGCGCCCGTCTTCAAAACTTGCGTCCGTCATTCGCCCTTGATCCGTTCGATTTTTGCGCCCAC contains:
- a CDS encoding GNAT family N-acetyltransferase; protein product: MQNKRGIPQAFLKVPEGIALRPATVFDVFDVSRVLIRSITQLCVADHNNDPDHLKQWTANKDPATIRGWFKPGSQIWLAEREGQVAAVGGLIETGKITLLYVDPDHVGSGVGAALLNRLERQLAACGCSEAHLDGTRTAREFYLRHGWQVTGQCSNRQDLSCFAMRKSLHPQG
- the hisD gene encoding histidinol dehydrogenase, coding for MPVFLDATSPDFEAAFQTLLSAKREDSPDVDAVVAQIIDDVRKRGDAAVIELTAKFDRLELTPETLAFSAQEIADAVAQVGAEDRAALELAAGRIRAYHEKQMPEDHQWTDEAGATLGWRWSAVSAAGLYVPGGLASYPSSVLMNAIPAKVAGVERLTIVVPTPDGQVNPLVLLAAQLSGVDEVYRIGGAQAVAALAYGTDTIAPVDKITGPGNAFVAAAKRRVFGKVGIDMIAGPSEILVIADKDNDPDWIALDLLSQAEHDESAQSILITDDAAFGQSVAKAVEKRLETLQRRAIAGASWRDFGAIITVRDLDEAAALSNRIAPEHLELCVADPVALSEKTIHAGAIFLGQYTPEAIGDYVGGPNHVLPTARSARFSSGLSVMDFLKRTTLSQMTPEALRAIGPAAEQLAQSESLEAHGLSVTARLNRLNG
- a CDS encoding DUF2948 family protein, encoding MTDASFEDGREAPLNLGAEDAEDLKVISTLAQDAVFPVTEMKWQPSKRRFGLLLNRFRWEDKDAAARRDRPFERVQSVLVFDSVLSVASQGIDRGEKDMVMSLLSVEFEPGEDGAGQVLLTLAGDGAIRLTVEALEATLKDVTRPYQAPSGRAPQHPE